A genome region from Archaeoglobus fulgidus DSM 4304 includes the following:
- a CDS encoding eight-cysteine-cluster domain-containing protein has translation MKRYILLLILAAILPLCLQSGEQNAGSVEKLNYTIKGCGAEKVAEYGVEGYEFVGSNLTVHIMRNCCSDEILVEKSENEYRIVEKDNDGEICKCNCMSTVEIYDVREKDFKVTFTDFNGETKEIKSLEEEFCGWSTYAECKSDADCKAAGCSGQVCAGVGEQIVTTCEWRECFDAAKYGMRCGCINNQCQWAQS, from the coding sequence ATGAAACGCTACATCCTTCTTCTGATACTTGCCGCCATCCTTCCGCTCTGCCTGCAGAGCGGAGAGCAGAATGCCGGAAGTGTGGAGAAGCTGAACTACACCATCAAGGGCTGTGGAGCTGAGAAGGTCGCTGAATACGGTGTTGAAGGCTACGAGTTTGTTGGTAGCAACCTCACAGTCCACATAATGAGAAACTGCTGCAGCGATGAGATTCTCGTGGAGAAATCCGAAAACGAATACAGAATCGTCGAGAAGGACAATGACGGGGAAATATGCAAGTGCAACTGCATGAGCACGGTGGAGATATACGACGTCAGAGAGAAGGACTTTAAGGTCACCTTCACAGACTTTAACGGCGAAACCAAGGAAATCAAATCCCTTGAGGAGGAGTTTTGTGGATGGTCAACCTACGCTGAGTGCAAGAGCGATGCTGATTGCAAAGCGGCGGGATGCTCAGGGCAGGTTTGTGCTGGAGTTGGAGAGCAGATCGTCACGACCTGCGAGTGGAGGGAGTGCTTCGATGCTGCGAAGTACGGAATGAGATGCGGCTGCATCAACAATCAGTGCCAGTGGGCACAAAGTTAA
- a CDS encoding GMP synthase subunit A produces the protein MKIYVIYNYGQYNHLIHRTLRDLGVETKLVENTTPVEQLKDVDGLVIGGGPSLDRTGNCELYLKELDVPMIGICLGHQLMAKVFGGEVGKGSMGGYSEVKVRIVEDDELFEGIPREITVWASHMDEVKKLPEGFKRLAESDICKIEAMRHEKKPLYGVQWHPEVYHSQFGVELYRNFIEICKK, from the coding sequence ATGAAAATCTACGTGATATACAACTACGGCCAGTACAACCACCTCATCCACAGAACTCTCAGGGACTTGGGAGTGGAAACGAAGCTTGTGGAGAACACCACACCCGTTGAGCAGCTTAAGGATGTGGACGGGCTTGTGATTGGTGGTGGGCCATCCCTCGACAGAACGGGGAACTGCGAGCTTTATCTCAAAGAGCTTGACGTTCCAATGATTGGAATCTGCCTCGGTCACCAGCTCATGGCCAAGGTTTTTGGCGGTGAGGTTGGAAAGGGCTCGATGGGAGGTTATTCGGAGGTTAAGGTCAGGATTGTTGAGGACGACGAGCTTTTTGAGGGGATTCCGAGAGAAATTACGGTGTGGGCAAGCCACATGGACGAGGTAAAAAAGCTGCCTGAGGGATTCAAGAGGCTTGCCGAATCGGACATCTGCAAGATTGAGGCGATGAGGCACGAGAAGAAGCCACTCTATGGCGTGCAGTGGCATCCTGAGGTTTACCATTCCCAGTTTGGTGTGGAGCTTTACAGAAACTTCATCGAGATTTGCAAAAAGTAG
- a CDS encoding ATP-binding protein, protein MKCKKCGRKAVANLKAYGIALCEKCYPEFYRNLVKRSIKRFRILRPEERVLIAISGGKDSSALAAVLKELDYDAELLYIDLGIGNYSEESERVVRELSSSLDLSLNVVRLRDYGFTVDDVARKMRRKTCSACGTAKRYIMNRFARENSFDVVATGHTAEDIASFYIKNVAGGTRVWAEKLMPRNEPFDEKIVTRAKPLFEVSEKENMLYVLVNDIPHTLMECPHAPNPEWKEIVYDIERRKPGFVKNFVRGLVRPAEEFEETKYCKICGEVSSGDVCAFCRLRERLS, encoded by the coding sequence ATGAAGTGCAAAAAGTGCGGAAGAAAGGCTGTAGCGAATCTTAAAGCCTACGGCATAGCTCTCTGCGAAAAGTGCTACCCAGAATTTTACAGAAATCTCGTTAAAAGGAGCATAAAGAGGTTCAGGATTCTCAGGCCAGAGGAGAGGGTGCTGATAGCGATTTCGGGGGGAAAGGACAGCTCTGCACTGGCTGCAGTTTTGAAGGAACTCGACTACGATGCTGAGCTGCTCTACATCGACCTTGGAATTGGCAACTACTCTGAAGAGTCGGAGAGGGTTGTGAGGGAGCTTTCATCCAGTCTTGACCTCAGCCTTAACGTGGTGAGGCTGAGGGACTACGGCTTCACCGTTGATGATGTTGCGAGGAAAATGAGGAGAAAAACCTGTTCAGCCTGCGGAACTGCAAAGAGATACATCATGAACAGGTTTGCGAGGGAGAATAGTTTTGATGTTGTTGCCACAGGCCACACGGCTGAGGACATAGCTTCATTCTACATCAAAAACGTTGCCGGCGGGACGAGAGTGTGGGCGGAGAAGCTGATGCCGAGAAACGAGCCCTTTGATGAGAAAATTGTTACAAGGGCAAAGCCTCTCTTCGAGGTAAGCGAGAAAGAAAACATGCTATACGTTCTGGTTAATGACATCCCCCACACTCTTATGGAGTGTCCCCACGCTCCAAATCCGGAGTGGAAGGAAATTGTTTACGACATCGAGAGGAGAAAGCCGGGCTTCGTTAAGAACTTCGTCAGGGGATTAGTAAGGCCAGCGGAGGAGTTTGAGGAAACTAAGTACTGCAAAATCTGCGGAGAGGTTTCGAGCGGAGACGTGTGTGCTTTCTGCAGGCTGAGGGAGAGGCTGAGCTGA
- a CDS encoding site-2 protease family protein, which translates to MSTELESIAYALIAFGAYWGLVEWLRRRGTLERYNITAYGPVLMIRTKKGLELLEKLSRPKRFWRLFADLGLPAVFAGMVFMFSLILIADYIMLISPPQPSELTSPRAALLLPGVNPFIPIVWGTIGLVVTLIVHEFSHAILCRVEGVTVKSLGVILALIPIGGFAEPEEKEIMDKERTKSSARIRIFSAGVVSNFAVAFIAFALFFSLLPTVQPALVAVNDSGVVEGRIVEVNGVKVSSVDDVKAVLQNAEIAEIKIVNGDEIRILSVPAVMGVKVIGLYTENGEKFPAELAGIKAGMLIVRIDETRITGYEDFQRKMQETKPGQRVSVEVYDNGTFRTFNVTLAGKGEKGFLGVYVSTFDSIDGINVFHSKAMLDELKSVPELIKSVGGWLYLIAMPFRFQGFTEALEPLFVAPQWVFWVLNTLYWVGWINFYVGLFNCLPAVPLDGGRVFHEVFAKLLARRYGERAEEMSMKVVKFFAFIVFFSILMSIAIPNIRGLL; encoded by the coding sequence ATGTCCACCGAGCTTGAATCCATTGCCTACGCACTAATCGCCTTCGGAGCCTACTGGGGCTTGGTTGAGTGGCTGAGAAGAAGAGGAACTCTTGAGAGATACAACATAACCGCTTACGGGCCAGTTTTGATGATAAGAACGAAAAAGGGGCTTGAACTCCTTGAGAAGCTTTCAAGACCGAAGAGATTCTGGAGGCTCTTTGCCGACCTCGGTCTGCCTGCGGTCTTCGCTGGAATGGTTTTCATGTTCTCTCTCATTCTGATAGCGGATTACATAATGCTCATAAGTCCTCCCCAGCCGTCTGAGCTGACAAGTCCGAGGGCTGCGCTGCTTTTGCCTGGCGTTAATCCCTTCATTCCCATTGTGTGGGGCACGATAGGGCTTGTTGTAACTCTAATCGTCCACGAGTTCAGCCATGCCATCCTCTGCAGAGTCGAGGGTGTGACGGTAAAATCGCTTGGCGTGATTCTCGCCCTCATCCCGATAGGCGGGTTTGCCGAGCCGGAGGAGAAGGAAATTATGGATAAGGAAAGGACAAAGAGTTCTGCAAGAATCAGGATTTTCTCAGCTGGAGTTGTTAGCAACTTTGCTGTTGCCTTCATAGCCTTCGCACTCTTCTTCTCCCTTCTCCCTACAGTTCAGCCCGCCCTTGTTGCGGTGAACGACAGCGGAGTGGTTGAGGGGAGGATTGTTGAGGTTAATGGAGTGAAGGTTAGCAGCGTTGATGACGTGAAGGCGGTATTGCAGAATGCGGAGATTGCGGAGATAAAGATTGTGAATGGCGATGAAATCAGGATTCTGAGCGTTCCGGCTGTGATGGGCGTGAAGGTGATAGGCCTCTACACCGAAAATGGCGAGAAGTTCCCCGCGGAGCTTGCGGGGATAAAAGCAGGGATGCTGATAGTCAGAATAGACGAGACGCGAATTACAGGCTACGAGGACTTTCAGAGGAAGATGCAGGAAACGAAGCCGGGGCAGAGAGTCAGCGTTGAGGTTTACGACAACGGAACCTTCAGAACCTTCAACGTGACGCTTGCTGGAAAAGGGGAGAAGGGATTTCTGGGCGTTTACGTCAGCACCTTTGACTCCATTGATGGAATAAACGTCTTCCACTCAAAGGCGATGCTCGACGAGCTGAAATCCGTTCCCGAGCTGATAAAGTCCGTCGGAGGGTGGCTTTACCTCATCGCAATGCCCTTCAGGTTTCAGGGCTTCACAGAAGCACTTGAGCCCCTCTTCGTCGCGCCTCAGTGGGTTTTCTGGGTTCTGAACACACTCTACTGGGTCGGGTGGATTAACTTCTACGTTGGCCTTTTCAACTGCCTTCCAGCCGTGCCTCTCGATGGCGGGAGAGTTTTCCACGAGGTCTTTGCGAAGCTGCTGGCGAGGAGGTATGGTGAGAGGGCTGAAGAGATGTCGATGAAGGTCGTCAAGTTTTTCGCCTTCATCGTCTTCTTCTCAATCCTGATGTCAATAGCAATTCCGAACATTAGGGGTCTCTTATGA